From the genome of Vibrio navarrensis, one region includes:
- a CDS encoding MarR family winged helix-turn-helix transcriptional regulator codes for MSQSNPNCQSGAEDAILLENQICFPLYSAANAVIRAYRPLLEKLDLTYSQYLVMLVLWQQNGINVKDLGAKLYLDSGTLTPLLKRLESKGIVERRRGKDDERVRELYLTNTGQALKQQALSIPREMQCKFDLSLEELLTLKKLCERVIGQLG; via the coding sequence ATGTCTCAGTCCAACCCCAACTGCCAGAGCGGTGCAGAAGACGCCATTTTGCTGGAAAATCAGATCTGTTTTCCGCTCTACAGCGCCGCGAATGCGGTCATTCGAGCTTACCGTCCGTTACTTGAGAAGCTCGATCTCACCTATTCTCAATACTTGGTGATGTTGGTGCTCTGGCAGCAAAACGGTATCAACGTGAAAGATCTCGGCGCAAAGTTGTATCTCGATTCGGGCACCTTAACGCCGCTACTCAAACGCTTGGAGAGCAAAGGCATCGTAGAGCGGCGGCGCGGTAAGGATGATGAAAGAGTTCGAGAGCTCTACTTGACCAATACGGGGCAAGCGTTGAAACAGCAAGCGTTGTCGATTCCGCGAGAGATGCAATGCAAGTTTGATCTCTCTTTGGAGGAATTGCTCACCTTGAAAAAGTTGTGTGAGCGAGTGATTGGCCAACTGGGCTAA
- a CDS encoding organic hydroperoxide resistance protein: MTTLYQTTATASAGRNGVVSTDDKLLELNLSYPKEMGGSGAATNPEQLFAAGYAACFSNAILHVAREGKVVLKHAPVTATVGIGPNDRGGFALTVALNATLDLPQQEASQLVSLAHQVCPYSNAVRGNIDVKLSVNDQPL, from the coding sequence ATGACAACACTGTATCAAACTACCGCAACCGCTTCTGCTGGCCGTAATGGCGTGGTCAGCACCGACGACAAACTGCTTGAGCTGAACCTAAGCTACCCAAAAGAGATGGGCGGTAGCGGCGCAGCCACCAATCCAGAACAGCTATTTGCAGCTGGTTACGCTGCCTGTTTTTCCAATGCGATTTTACACGTCGCACGCGAGGGCAAAGTGGTTTTAAAACACGCTCCGGTAACGGCAACGGTTGGCATTGGTCCAAATGATCGCGGTGGATTTGCCTTAACAGTGGCTTTAAACGCCACACTGGATCTCCCTCAACAAGAAGCAAGTCAACTCGTTAGCCTTGCGCATCAAGTCTGCCCTTACTCCAATGCTGTACGTGGCAACATTGATGTGAAACTGAGCGTCAACGATCAGCCACTGTAA
- a CDS encoding porin — protein MKKAALATAILSAVVTGSSFAATVYSNEGTELKIGGRVEFRGDFIGSKGAEIDGTMKDSTRARLNLKGSTDLGNGLEAFGFYEAEQGTGKSTFDNRYMYAGVKSDAGSFSVGRQNMAAVIISDLTDITEFSGIQQYIDSSSDKTDSTFAYRGSFDALQIQATYSAKSADNSDLMGISGLFSLPMGLDLGLAYSTGDLGKGNGSESQILAGAGYTLDNLYLGATYSTGDIDDKAKEEFTAYELVAQYKVSKPFSLALLYTFAEEDNNGTKSDKAEGIELAGYYKLNSNFRTYASYYMNQLDEVKDAAGKVTQGEDTLRLGVRYDF, from the coding sequence ATGAAAAAGGCAGCTCTAGCAACAGCAATTCTTTCAGCAGTGGTAACAGGTTCTTCATTTGCTGCAACGGTATACAGCAATGAAGGCACCGAACTAAAGATTGGTGGCCGCGTTGAATTCCGTGGTGACTTCATCGGCAGTAAAGGCGCTGAAATCGACGGTACGATGAAAGACAGCACTCGTGCTCGTCTTAACCTTAAAGGCAGCACCGATTTGGGCAACGGCCTAGAAGCATTCGGTTTCTATGAAGCAGAGCAAGGTACAGGCAAAAGCACCTTTGACAACCGCTACATGTATGCTGGTGTGAAATCTGATGCAGGTTCGTTCTCTGTCGGCCGTCAAAACATGGCTGCAGTGATTATCTCTGACCTGACGGATATTACTGAGTTCTCAGGCATACAGCAGTACATCGACTCATCATCAGACAAAACAGACAGCACTTTTGCTTATCGTGGTTCTTTTGATGCACTACAAATCCAAGCGACTTACTCTGCAAAAAGTGCAGATAACAGTGACCTTATGGGTATCAGCGGCCTGTTTTCCTTACCAATGGGTCTAGATCTTGGTCTGGCTTATTCAACTGGTGACCTAGGCAAAGGCAATGGCAGCGAAAGCCAAATCCTAGCAGGTGCAGGTTACACGCTCGACAACTTGTACCTCGGTGCCACTTACTCAACTGGTGATATCGATGATAAAGCGAAAGAAGAATTCACAGCGTACGAGCTTGTCGCACAGTACAAAGTCAGCAAACCATTTAGCCTCGCGCTGCTCTACACCTTCGCCGAAGAAGACAACAATGGCACCAAATCTGACAAGGCTGAAGGCATTGAGTTGGCTGGTTACTACAAGTTAAACAGCAACTTCCGCACTTACGCTTCTTACTACATGAATCAGTTAGATGAAGTGAAAGACGCAGCAGGTAAAGTTACTCAAGGTGAAGACACGCTTCGCTTGGGTGTACGCTACGATTTCTAA
- a CDS encoding DMT family transporter, with product MQSQHHPIRGASWMLTAGLAFALVNSLAQIASIHFSIPSTTVALLQYGIALIVILPYLRTLGIRRSLRTSHFGWHAVRVFLSVIGIQLWLWALAYPVPIWQGIALLMTSPLFATIGSGLFLKERVGIARWAATLMGFVGAMIILEPWTDDFSWATLLPVGAAFFWACYSLMVKKLSVNDPPSTMVVYLLLLITPFNIVLALPDFTLPNNTTIWLVLFAAGCMTALAQWAVVKAYDSADASFVQPFDHAKLPLNVLAGWLVFGWVPPGRLWVGAAIIIASVAFITHWESKKNRR from the coding sequence ATGCAATCTCAACATCACCCTATTCGAGGCGCGAGTTGGATGTTAACCGCTGGGCTCGCCTTTGCTCTGGTTAACAGCCTCGCACAAATTGCCAGCATTCATTTTTCCATTCCGTCCACCACCGTCGCTCTGTTGCAATACGGCATCGCGCTGATTGTGATTCTCCCGTATCTCAGAACCCTCGGTATCCGCCGTTCACTGCGAACCTCACACTTCGGTTGGCATGCAGTGCGGGTTTTTCTCTCAGTGATTGGGATCCAATTGTGGCTGTGGGCTCTCGCCTACCCGGTGCCGATTTGGCAAGGCATTGCGCTTTTGATGACATCACCTCTGTTTGCCACTATTGGCTCGGGCCTGTTTCTCAAAGAAAGGGTCGGTATCGCTCGCTGGGCCGCCACGTTAATGGGGTTTGTCGGCGCAATGATCATTCTTGAGCCATGGACCGATGATTTCAGTTGGGCGACCTTACTGCCTGTCGGCGCGGCCTTCTTTTGGGCATGTTATTCACTGATGGTGAAAAAGCTCTCGGTGAATGATCCGCCTTCCACCATGGTGGTCTACTTACTGCTGTTGATCACCCCGTTTAACATTGTGCTAGCATTGCCCGATTTTACCCTACCGAACAACACCACCATCTGGCTGGTACTTTTTGCCGCAGGCTGTATGACCGCACTGGCACAGTGGGCGGTGGTAAAGGCGTATGACAGCGCTGATGCCTCCTTTGTGCAACCTTTCGACCACGCGAAGCTGCCGCTCAATGTCTTGGCCGGCTGGCTGGTGTTCGGCTGGGTTCCACCGGGCAGACTTTGGGTCGGTGCAGCGATCATCATCGCTTCCGTCGCTTTTATCACCCATTGGGAAAGTAAGAAAAACAGACGGTGA
- a CDS encoding glutaredoxin domain-containing protein, translated as MSKPIKITLYKWAGSWGPFKVNIPCGECTLTKDILTDTFANELADVPVELEVKDWLSHWWEPLKLGAWHAPILLVEGKVVSQGEALNRGVLVQSVIAEWSKRDTLKGNIVYGKATCPYCVKAKKLLDDAGIKYLYHDVVKESAALYRMIPEVKAIIGEKTPVTVPQIWLEGSYVGGCDQLQLWLEQRGLTSLPDNVLDMSHQSAH; from the coding sequence GTGAGTAAACCGATCAAAATCACTTTGTATAAATGGGCCGGAAGTTGGGGCCCTTTTAAAGTCAATATTCCTTGTGGCGAGTGCACCTTAACCAAAGACATTCTCACTGACACCTTTGCCAACGAATTGGCAGACGTACCCGTTGAGCTGGAGGTCAAGGATTGGCTTTCTCACTGGTGGGAGCCGCTAAAACTGGGCGCTTGGCACGCACCGATTCTGCTGGTTGAAGGCAAAGTAGTCAGTCAGGGAGAGGCGCTCAACCGTGGCGTATTGGTTCAGTCGGTCATCGCCGAATGGTCTAAGCGAGATACACTCAAAGGCAACATCGTCTACGGCAAAGCGACCTGCCCCTACTGCGTAAAAGCCAAAAAACTGCTGGATGACGCAGGCATAAAATACCTCTATCACGATGTGGTCAAAGAGAGTGCGGCTCTGTATCGCATGATCCCTGAGGTAAAAGCCATCATCGGAGAGAAAACGCCTGTGACCGTCCCGCAAATATGGCTGGAAGGCAGTTACGTCGGTGGCTGTGATCAACTGCAACTCTGGCTAGAGCAACGTGGTTTAACCTCGTTGCCAGACAATGTGCTGGATATGAGCCATCAATCGGCTCACTAA
- a CDS encoding multidrug effflux MFS transporter, with the protein MMIIATGQVGVAIYMPSLPMISAELGLAQASVQQLVTLFLLGFGFSQLFYGPLSDAIGRRPVFIVGQGVYLLGTLVCIAFSSSMEALEFGRLLQGLGAGSASVLGRSVLRDSYEGDQLIKALSYISVTASIMPIIAPVFGGWIAFHISWQAVFVFVLCYLLAIFTLGYFVLPETLPYAKTRFRPLSLIATYRELLASPQVLGSASFNWMSYLASLVSLSIFPFMMQNQLGLSAADYGSLMIVPSVGLLCGSVAVNILLRRFTIRSVLGFSFTLVVLAGLALMSLPLSVASLVGAFTLMSFAQGLSFPLSISLLLAPHKQKAGAVSALSGSVQMSVAALLGGFLVEHCIATQTQLGLFYLMVASGCFAVLLFNSRIIVAREVQQV; encoded by the coding sequence ATGATGATTATTGCAACTGGGCAGGTCGGAGTGGCTATCTACATGCCTTCGCTGCCGATGATCAGTGCTGAACTCGGCTTGGCGCAAGCCAGTGTACAGCAACTGGTGACACTGTTTTTACTCGGTTTTGGCTTCTCGCAACTCTTCTACGGGCCGCTTTCAGACGCGATTGGCCGCCGTCCGGTATTTATTGTTGGTCAAGGGGTATATCTCTTGGGCACCTTGGTCTGTATCGCTTTTTCATCCAGTATGGAAGCATTGGAATTTGGCCGCTTGTTGCAAGGATTGGGTGCAGGGAGTGCCTCGGTGCTAGGGCGCTCTGTATTGCGAGACAGCTATGAAGGGGATCAACTGATCAAAGCGCTATCGTACATTTCGGTAACAGCGTCAATTATGCCGATCATCGCCCCCGTGTTTGGTGGTTGGATAGCCTTTCATATTAGTTGGCAAGCGGTGTTTGTATTCGTGCTCTGTTACCTACTGGCTATCTTCACGCTGGGTTATTTTGTCTTACCAGAAACTTTGCCGTATGCGAAAACGCGTTTTCGTCCGCTGAGCCTAATTGCGACCTACCGTGAACTGTTGGCCAGCCCACAAGTTTTGGGCAGTGCAAGCTTTAACTGGATGAGTTACTTAGCGAGTTTGGTCAGCTTATCGATTTTCCCCTTTATGATGCAAAATCAACTCGGTTTATCGGCAGCGGATTACGGCAGCTTGATGATCGTTCCCTCCGTCGGGCTTCTTTGTGGCAGTGTCGCGGTGAACATTCTGCTGCGCCGTTTTACTATCCGTAGCGTACTCGGATTCAGTTTTACCCTGGTTGTGCTGGCGGGGCTTGCACTCATGAGCTTACCGCTGAGTGTGGCGAGCCTTGTGGGCGCTTTCACTCTGATGAGTTTTGCTCAGGGTTTGTCATTTCCCTTGTCGATCAGCTTGCTGCTAGCGCCACATAAACAAAAGGCGGGCGCGGTGTCTGCGCTCTCTGGCTCGGTACAGATGTCGGTTGCCGCGTTGTTGGGCGGGTTTCTGGTGGAGCACTGCATTGCCACACAAACACAGCTTGGGCTGTTCTATCTGATGGTGGCAAGTGGTTGCTTTGCGGTGCTGCTTTTTAATAGCCGCATTATTGTTGCTCGCGAAGTACAACAAGTGTGA
- a CDS encoding LysR family transcriptional regulator, which yields MDWIQSVQSYIKVVEEGSFNAAARKQNTTSSAISKRIQWLEDKIGVQLLKRTTRSISQTEAGALFYQRAKAQMESWQSVLDETRSVNQSPAGLLKIGATLSVGSKFLVHYLDDFLEKYPDIKIQLFTTLPGQLPELSLDLFISRELEQLNSLSFIATPLFEHKATFYAAPAYLAKHGTPTCADDLLQHNVLIWGEKPTREVKINKGKRLTLSGNFSTTNPEALFHGAKRGMGILLSNNVMIKDELKQGTLVRVLPEITADESTVYAYYPKLDYQHTRTKLFIDYLKERLEQERSS from the coding sequence ATGGATTGGATCCAAAGCGTACAGAGTTACATCAAAGTGGTGGAGGAAGGCAGCTTTAACGCCGCAGCGAGAAAGCAGAACACCACCAGTTCGGCGATCAGCAAACGCATTCAATGGCTTGAAGATAAAATTGGCGTGCAACTGTTAAAGCGCACCACGCGTTCGATCAGCCAAACCGAAGCTGGCGCGCTGTTTTATCAACGAGCAAAAGCGCAAATGGAGAGCTGGCAATCGGTGTTAGACGAAACACGCTCTGTCAACCAAAGCCCTGCCGGACTGTTGAAAATTGGCGCGACCTTATCGGTAGGTTCTAAGTTTCTCGTTCATTATCTTGATGATTTTCTTGAGAAATATCCAGACATCAAAATTCAGCTTTTTACCACGTTGCCCGGCCAGTTGCCGGAGCTGAGTTTGGATCTGTTTATCAGCCGTGAGCTGGAACAGTTAAATTCGCTCAGTTTTATTGCCACCCCTCTCTTTGAGCACAAGGCGACATTTTACGCCGCCCCTGCGTATCTAGCCAAGCATGGCACCCCGACCTGTGCAGACGATTTACTGCAACATAACGTACTCATTTGGGGAGAAAAACCGACCCGGGAGGTGAAAATCAACAAAGGAAAACGTCTGACTCTTTCTGGCAATTTCTCTACCACCAATCCAGAAGCGCTTTTCCATGGCGCCAAGCGAGGCATGGGCATTTTATTGAGCAATAACGTGATGATCAAAGATGAGTTAAAACAAGGCACACTGGTACGGGTTTTACCTGAAATCACTGCCGACGAATCGACTGTTTATGCTTACTACCCCAAACTCGACTACCAGCACACTCGCACAAAGCTGTTTATCGACTATCTAAAAGAACGGCTGGAACAAGAAAGGTCCAGTTGA
- a CDS encoding putative bifunctional diguanylate cyclase/phosphodiesterase — protein sequence MKSSTLEACIELDTLIQALSLDGNELLHQVTLELQRKFAAYSTCILQVDLHSGHTSIKSCTKRDSDSDLAHATPESLERVALAITEYCLRHASCYCSAPHSATLTAMGIKTFVGIPLHAPNGGILGMLISVYDSPPQETVNLIKHHQVYAKLAAQSLREQWLTARSDQLVNQLSYEVSHDNLTGLENRSSLSDTLETLTEQTESPFSLVYLDIDNFKLINDIHGNYIGDQILKFTANAIRQVLPPPRLAYRISGDEFALITFAAQPEDICQQILDSLSPGYQDKCNHVGFDVSMGIAKAANKRVVSGDELILNATLAMKECKKYPQERIRCYDTHLSANYHRKSQLIEAIREQLSLPVEKSQEFYVVIQPIVNVNNKRWDYFEVLARWNSAEYGPVSPVEFIDAAEQSGLITQLSERIIELACQSKVWLENELGYRIKLGVNCSAYELVNDQRYLAFLDAMMRKYHHHPKDFVVELTETVLLTHSGKERLLLDALRQKGFQIALDDFGTGYSSLNYIYNYPIDVIKIDASFVRNMLSNQTAERVIWLIIQLASQLNVDLVAEGVEDERELNKLVEMGCERIQGYYYSKPQKPQEIIARLQAQNARSA from the coding sequence ATGAAAAGTTCAACCTTGGAAGCTTGCATTGAACTCGATACGCTCATCCAGGCTTTGTCCCTTGATGGGAATGAGTTACTGCACCAAGTCACTTTAGAACTGCAAAGAAAGTTTGCTGCTTACTCAACTTGCATCTTGCAGGTTGATTTGCATAGCGGTCACACCAGTATTAAGTCTTGCACCAAACGCGACTCGGACTCCGATCTTGCTCACGCGACGCCTGAATCGTTAGAGAGAGTCGCATTAGCCATCACTGAGTATTGTCTTAGACACGCGAGTTGTTACTGCTCTGCCCCTCATTCAGCAACGCTCACCGCGATGGGAATCAAAACCTTTGTCGGTATTCCGCTTCACGCACCCAATGGTGGCATTCTGGGCATGTTGATTTCCGTGTATGACTCACCGCCACAGGAAACGGTTAACCTGATTAAGCACCATCAAGTGTACGCCAAACTGGCAGCACAAAGCCTACGTGAACAGTGGCTAACGGCGCGCTCCGATCAGTTGGTCAATCAGCTCAGTTATGAGGTCTCTCATGACAATCTCACCGGTTTGGAAAATCGCAGTAGTTTGAGTGATACCTTGGAGACGCTAACCGAGCAGACTGAGAGCCCGTTTTCTTTGGTCTACTTGGACATTGATAATTTCAAACTGATCAATGACATTCACGGGAATTACATCGGCGACCAGATCCTTAAATTTACTGCCAATGCAATTCGTCAAGTGCTGCCACCGCCGAGGTTGGCTTATCGAATTTCTGGAGATGAATTTGCACTTATTACTTTCGCAGCGCAACCGGAAGATATCTGCCAGCAAATTTTAGACAGTCTCTCACCTGGGTATCAAGATAAATGCAACCATGTCGGTTTTGATGTCAGCATGGGCATCGCCAAAGCAGCAAACAAGCGAGTAGTGAGCGGCGACGAGCTGATCCTCAACGCCACCTTGGCGATGAAAGAGTGTAAGAAATATCCTCAGGAACGGATACGCTGTTACGACACGCACCTCAGTGCGAACTACCACCGTAAGTCACAATTGATTGAAGCCATTCGCGAGCAGCTCTCCTTGCCTGTAGAAAAAAGCCAGGAGTTTTATGTCGTGATTCAACCGATTGTTAACGTCAATAACAAACGCTGGGACTATTTTGAAGTACTCGCTCGCTGGAACAGCGCTGAGTATGGGCCCGTATCACCCGTTGAGTTTATTGACGCTGCGGAGCAGTCTGGCTTAATCACTCAGTTAAGTGAACGCATTATCGAGCTGGCGTGCCAGAGTAAAGTGTGGTTGGAAAATGAGCTAGGCTATCGAATCAAACTCGGGGTTAACTGCTCAGCTTATGAGCTGGTCAACGACCAACGCTATCTGGCTTTTCTCGATGCCATGATGCGCAAATATCACCACCATCCAAAAGATTTTGTCGTCGAGTTAACTGAAACGGTCTTGCTGACTCACTCTGGCAAAGAACGACTTTTGCTTGATGCGCTACGACAAAAAGGCTTTCAAATCGCACTGGATGACTTTGGTACGGGCTACTCCAGTTTGAATTACATCTATAATTATCCCATTGATGTAATCAAAATTGACGCCAGTTTCGTGCGAAATATGCTCAGCAACCAAACTGCCGAGCGTGTGATTTGGTTGATTATTCAACTGGCTAGCCAACTCAATGTCGATCTGGTCGCCGAAGGAGTTGAAGACGAACGCGAATTGAACAAGCTGGTCGAAATGGGCTGCGAACGAATTCAGGGCTACTACTACTCCAAACCGCAAAAGCCACAGGAGATCATCGCTAGATTGCAGGCACAGAACGCACGCAGCGCCTAA
- the mepM gene encoding murein DD-endopeptidase MepM, producing MSSPVINRRVSQRSSGKKWMMFSLPLVAIVGIAASLPQSNLTRTIELNLPETSQVVESLFANKSDGWMIPPSFEYQIKSGDNLSTIFTQLGFGYAEMMKVMETDLNYLALDTLKPGNTLRFWRNEETGVLNKMELEFSIADKAVYVRNSDGTFDFEQVNLPGEWRQQPLTGTIDGSFSTSANRLGLSSTEIDQVVSLLREKLNFTRDLRAGDKFEVVRRMQYIDGIDSGKRQLEAIKIYNRGREISAYLHSDGQFYDAKGQSLQRAFQRYPVARNWRLSSQFNPRRLHPVTGRVAPHNGTDFATPIGTPVMSTGDGTVIMVRNHPFAGNYVVIEHGSKYKTRYLHLSKILVRKGQKVSRGQKIGLSGNTGRVTGPHLHYELLEHNRPVDAMKANIPMASSVPSKEMKSFLARVKEVDSILREQTSQAI from the coding sequence GTGTCTTCCCCAGTAATTAACAGACGTGTTTCTCAACGCAGTAGCGGTAAGAAGTGGATGATGTTCTCTCTACCGCTGGTGGCAATTGTCGGTATTGCCGCCTCATTACCCCAATCCAACCTCACTCGCACGATTGAGCTCAATTTACCTGAGACGAGCCAAGTGGTTGAGTCGCTGTTTGCCAACAAGTCAGACGGTTGGATGATTCCGCCCAGTTTTGAATACCAGATAAAAAGTGGTGATAACCTCAGCACGATTTTTACTCAGCTTGGTTTTGGCTACGCTGAGATGATGAAAGTGATGGAAACCGATTTAAACTATCTGGCACTTGATACCTTAAAACCCGGCAACACGCTGAGATTCTGGAGAAATGAAGAGACTGGCGTGCTCAATAAAATGGAGCTGGAATTTAGCATCGCAGATAAAGCGGTTTACGTGCGTAACAGTGACGGAACTTTTGATTTTGAGCAGGTTAACCTTCCCGGCGAGTGGCGTCAGCAACCGCTAACAGGAACGATTGACGGCAGCTTTTCTACTTCGGCCAATCGTCTAGGATTGAGCAGTACAGAAATCGATCAAGTGGTGTCTTTGTTAAGAGAGAAACTGAATTTCACGCGAGATCTACGTGCGGGTGACAAGTTCGAAGTGGTGCGGCGAATGCAATATATCGATGGCATCGACAGTGGTAAGCGTCAGCTAGAAGCGATCAAAATTTACAACCGCGGGCGTGAAATCAGCGCTTATTTGCACAGCGATGGCCAGTTCTACGACGCCAAAGGACAGAGCTTGCAACGCGCCTTCCAGCGCTATCCTGTTGCCCGCAATTGGCGTTTGAGCTCGCAGTTTAATCCACGTCGCTTGCACCCTGTGACTGGGCGTGTTGCCCCGCATAACGGAACCGACTTTGCCACGCCAATTGGTACCCCTGTGATGTCGACAGGCGACGGGACGGTCATCATGGTTCGCAATCACCCATTTGCCGGTAACTATGTGGTGATTGAACACGGCAGCAAATACAAAACACGTTATTTGCATTTAAGTAAGATCCTTGTGCGCAAAGGACAAAAAGTGTCGCGTGGACAAAAAATTGGTTTATCTGGTAACACGGGGCGCGTGACTGGGCCACATCTTCACTATGAATTGTTGGAGCACAATCGCCCGGTTGATGCGATGAAAGCCAATATCCCAATGGCCAGTTCGGTGCCGAGTAAGGAGATGAAATCTTTCTTAGCAAGGGTGAAGGAAGTGGATTCAATTTTGCGTGAGCAAACGTCGCAGGCGATATGA
- a CDS encoding YoaK family protein → MISKLPRWVEFGAFLLALLAGCVNAIGLMGFQHQAISHLSGTVTLLGSSFITNTTDTFHLVLIIVSFLLGSTFSGFFIESSALKLGRRYGVALCIEGFLLIMSLGFLVNGHIYGQYLASAACGLQNAMITTFSGAVVRTTHMTGVITDLGIMIGESLRGQQFDKRKAKLFLCIFCGFLLGGSVGAVSFLHYQLYALIFPATLAITIACAYWIYLYLNRNKAN, encoded by the coding sequence GTGATTTCAAAATTGCCTCGTTGGGTTGAATTTGGTGCCTTCTTACTGGCACTGTTGGCTGGCTGCGTGAACGCTATTGGTCTAATGGGATTTCAACACCAAGCAATTTCACACCTCTCCGGTACGGTAACCTTGCTCGGCAGCAGCTTTATCACAAACACCACCGATACTTTTCACTTGGTGCTGATTATCGTCAGCTTTTTATTAGGCTCCACCTTCAGCGGCTTTTTTATCGAAAGCAGCGCATTAAAACTCGGCCGTCGCTACGGTGTGGCGCTCTGTATTGAAGGTTTTTTATTAATCATGTCACTCGGTTTTTTGGTGAATGGTCATATTTACGGCCAATATTTAGCCTCTGCTGCTTGTGGATTGCAAAACGCCATGATCACCACCTTCAGCGGCGCGGTGGTGCGCACCACGCATATGACAGGGGTGATAACCGATCTCGGTATCATGATTGGCGAAAGCTTACGCGGTCAGCAGTTTGATAAGCGCAAAGCCAAATTGTTCCTATGCATATTCTGCGGTTTTCTCCTCGGCGGCTCGGTTGGCGCTGTTAGCTTCCTTCATTATCAACTCTACGCATTAATTTTCCCCGCCACTCTGGCGATTACCATCGCATGTGCCTACTGGATCTACCTTTACCTCAATAGAAATAAGGCTAATTGA
- a CDS encoding YjiH family protein yields MTENTNTATLTNGEVAGKNNFWKFFIPSLIGLLLFMAPISYQGELTIPVAILAKLVPALLGDHLVALVTAIIAFMAVASLATKLFQPAKIVNNAFLNGLFNPSALWLIVRLLGGAAVVMTFFQVGPKAIWEENTGGLVLTGLLPTLFAVFIFAGMLLPLLLNFGLLELFGALLSKVMRPVFNLPGRSAIDCMASWLGDGSVGILLTSKQYESKFYTQREAAVVGTTFSAVSITFSLVVIAQVKLEHLFLPFYGAICLAGIVAAIIIPRLPPLSMKKDRYIDGSEPHADANAVPAGHTSFSWGMELALDRAGKVTSVKSVVAEGIRNAVDMVFGVLPVVMGLGTMALIIAEYTPVFSILGQPFIPFLELLGVPEAVAASETIVVGFADMFIPAILAASIDNEMTRFIIAAMSVTQLIYMSEVGALLLGSKIPVNIVELFVIFILRTLITLPIIAGVAHLIF; encoded by the coding sequence ATGACAGAAAACACCAATACTGCCACGCTGACCAACGGTGAAGTGGCCGGAAAAAACAACTTTTGGAAATTTTTCATTCCTTCGCTTATTGGCCTACTTCTTTTTATGGCTCCAATCAGCTACCAAGGTGAATTAACCATCCCAGTGGCAATTTTAGCCAAGCTGGTACCTGCTTTGCTGGGCGATCATCTTGTCGCACTCGTGACGGCAATCATCGCTTTTATGGCTGTGGCCTCTCTTGCTACCAAACTTTTCCAGCCAGCTAAGATCGTCAACAACGCGTTTCTCAACGGCCTGTTCAACCCAAGCGCTTTGTGGCTAATCGTTCGCCTTTTGGGTGGTGCAGCCGTGGTGATGACTTTCTTCCAAGTTGGACCAAAAGCAATCTGGGAAGAAAATACTGGTGGTTTAGTCCTAACTGGCCTTCTGCCTACTCTGTTTGCGGTATTCATCTTTGCGGGCATGCTACTGCCACTCCTGCTCAACTTCGGTTTGCTGGAGCTGTTTGGCGCGCTGCTGAGCAAGGTGATGCGCCCTGTCTTTAACCTTCCTGGCCGCAGCGCCATTGACTGTATGGCTTCCTGGCTTGGTGATGGCAGCGTGGGGATTTTGCTCACCAGCAAGCAGTACGAAAGTAAGTTCTACACTCAGCGCGAAGCAGCAGTCGTAGGCACCACATTTTCGGCAGTGTCCATCACCTTCAGTTTGGTCGTGATTGCCCAAGTGAAACTGGAACACCTGTTTCTGCCATTCTACGGTGCTATCTGTCTTGCGGGCATCGTTGCAGCCATCATCATTCCTCGCTTACCACCACTGAGCATGAAAAAAGATCGCTATATCGATGGTAGTGAACCGCACGCGGATGCCAACGCCGTGCCAGCAGGCCACACCTCATTTAGCTGGGGCATGGAACTGGCTCTGGATCGCGCTGGCAAAGTGACGTCGGTAAAATCTGTGGTTGCTGAAGGTATTCGCAACGCGGTGGATATGGTGTTTGGTGTACTACCCGTCGTGATGGGATTAGGTACCATGGCGTTGATCATCGCTGAATACACACCTGTATTTTCCATTCTTGGTCAGCCATTCATCCCATTCCTTGAGCTATTGGGTGTACCAGAAGCCGTTGCCGCATCTGAAACCATTGTTGTTGGTTTTGCCGATATGTTCATCCCGGCCATTTTGGCCGCGTCTATTGATAACGAGATGACTCGCTTTATCATCGCTGCCATGTCGGTCACTCAGTTGATTTACATGTCTGAAGTTGGCGCGCTACTGCTCGGCAGTAAAATTCCGGTTAATATCGTTGAGCTGTTCGTGATTTTCATTCTGCGCACACTGATCACTCTGCCAATTATTGCTGGCGTGGCGCATCTCATTTTCTAG